A section of the Ignavibacteriales bacterium genome encodes:
- a CDS encoding cytochrome c3 family protein, with protein MKKLLLDYNLKVRVPIVLFVAISVFAITYYASFAERNGIGYSPEQPIKFSHKLHAGDMQIDCKYCHSGVDKSSFSNVPSAETCMNCHSLARTDRPEIQKLTQYYQEGKPIPWKRVHRVPEFVYFNHSSHVNKGIDCKNCHGDIAKMEQVGQVHSFTMGACLDCHRNPDKNIAEFQQIKDNLKKGPQYCNACHR; from the coding sequence ATGAAGAAACTTCTACTCGATTACAATCTTAAAGTACGAGTTCCTATAGTTCTATTTGTTGCTATTTCCGTCTTTGCAATTACCTACTATGCTTCCTTTGCCGAAAGAAATGGAATAGGCTATTCTCCAGAACAACCGATAAAGTTTTCCCACAAATTACACGCAGGCGATATGCAGATAGACTGCAAATATTGCCATTCCGGTGTGGATAAGTCATCATTTTCCAATGTGCCATCCGCAGAGACATGTATGAATTGCCATTCACTGGCAAGAACCGACAGACCGGAAATCCAGAAATTGACTCAGTATTACCAGGAAGGAAAACCGATCCCATGGAAGAGAGTTCACAGGGTACCGGAATTTGTGTATTTTAATCACAGCTCGCATGTGAATAAAGGTATAGATTGTAAGAACTGTCACGGCGATATAGCCAAGATGGAGCAGGTGGGTCAGGTGCATTCATTTACGATGGGAGCATGCCTCGACTGTCACAGAAATCCTGATAAGAACATAGCGGAATTTCAACAAATAAAGGATAACCTCAAAAAAGGTCCCCAATACTGTAATGCCTGTCACAGGTAG